One region of Trichosurus vulpecula isolate mTriVul1 chromosome 1, mTriVul1.pri, whole genome shotgun sequence genomic DNA includes:
- the LOC118833695 gene encoding 40S ribosomal protein S29 — protein sequence MGHQQLYWSHPRKFGQGSRSCRVCSNRHGLIRKYGLNMCRQCFRQYAKDIGFIKLD from the coding sequence ATGGGTCACCAGCAGCTCTACTGGAGTCACCCTCGCAAATTCGGCCAGGGGTCTCGGTCGTGCCGCGTCTGTTCGAACCGGCATGGCCTGATCCGCAAGTATGGCCTGAACATGTGCCGCCAGTGCTTCCGGCAGTACGCAAAAGACATCGGCTTCATCAAGTTGGACTAA